One segment of Schistocerca nitens isolate TAMUIC-IGC-003100 unplaced genomic scaffold, iqSchNite1.1 HiC_scaffold_517, whole genome shotgun sequence DNA contains the following:
- the LOC126232471 gene encoding uncharacterized protein LOC126232471, translated as MHVRQHRYPYTRPPIAHSRSVFNIINGAPAARRGRSHDAAATFAPTHSRTAKQLADPPTQHSRQTKTTAAAATKQNKHLAPSVRQKTNGQAHRPLLTTTTQRHAAPFPPLSIHSARDPVVDDDTRRARFPQPTPFRHYARLHPTPVATALLHALSPPPPPPPPPPPPLSPFPYTTTQPKTHSRPKHNNMARASAHTPNQSPSTQPHARHGKTGVLPRCHQSSTNNHTGGTTNNCRPAGNHQTHIPARHHTPLGSRFAKT; from the coding sequence atgcacgtacgacaacaccgctacccgtacacaaggcctcccattgcacacagccgctctgtgttcaacatcatcaatggcgcgcccgcggctcgtcgcggtcgcagccatgacgccgccgccacttttgcaccaacacattcacgcaccgcaaaacagctcgccgacccaccgacacagcacagccgacaaacaaaaacaaccgcggcggcggcaacaaaacaaaacaaacacctcgcaccaagcgtccgacagaaaacaaacggacaggcacacaggcctctgctaacgaccacgacacagcggcacgctgcccctttcccgccactctcgattcacagcgcacgcgaccccgtcgtcgacgacgacacgcgacgggctcgcttcccgcaacctacacctttccgccactacgcacggctccacccgacgcccgtcgcaacggcactactgcacgcactatcacccccgccgccgccgccgccgccgccgcctcctcctctctcccccttcccgtacacaacaacacagccaaaaacacactcacgacccaaacataacaacatggcacgtgcatcggcgcacacccccaaccagtcaccgtcgacacaaccacacgcaaggcacggaaaaaccggcgtccttccacgttgccatcaaagcagcacaaacaaccacacaggaggaaccaccaacaactgccggccggccggcaaccaccaaacgcacattcccgctcgccaccacacacctctcggcagccgtttcgcaaagacatga